AATGTTCAGTGCATAGTGCCACTCGATATTAAGGGCATATTGCCGAATAGCCTGATCATCAGTCAGATCCTCCATCTGGTGTAACAAAACAAGTCCGAGCATGGCATGGAGTTCCTTGGTAGGCCGACCCTTCCCGTCGTCAAAGAGATGAAACAGTTTCTTGACCGGAAGTCTGTGGAGGATTTCTTCACGAAACAGATGCGCCCATGATGACTCCAGAAGAGCCAGCCTCTTTGGACCAAGATGCTCAAACGGGCTGAACATGTCGTACTGTTTGTGGTCTTTGACGTAGATCATGCAAAATCCTTATAATAGATTAATATCACAGGATATACATACCAAAAACGGCTCTTTAAATCAATAGCAAAATCATATAAAGACAACAAATTTAAACGGTTATGAAATTTTGTTTTTTTGCGAGTCCATCATCCATAGCCATTTTTGTTTTTTTCATTCCCTACACCAGTGCTGTTTTTATGGGGCTTTCCTATCTTTTCAGATCAAATTTTGGAATGGATTACGGTCTTGCTCTGGCCATTATGGGCAGTGTAACCGCCATTTATATGATCCTTGGCGGATACCGTACCATGGCCCTCGTGGATGTTTTTTTTGGTATGATTATGGTTGGTGGCGTGCTGGTTCTTATGGGATTTACCCTGCACAAAGGCGGGGGTGTGATGAATATCATAACGGATTTACAGGCCATTAATCCGGATCTGGGTGCTGTGGTCGGGCCACCGGGATGGTGGCCGCTTTTCTGCCTTGTATTTTTAACCAGTGTGGCT
This window of the Desulfobotulus mexicanus genome carries:
- a CDS encoding transposase, which codes for MIYVKDHKQYDMFSPFEHLGPKRLALLESSWAHLFREEILHRLPVKKLFHLFDDGKGRPTKELHAMLGLVLLHQMEDLTDDQAIRQYALNIEWHYALNI